One genomic region from Shewanella aestuarii encodes:
- a CDS encoding thymidylate synthase encodes MKQYLDLCQRIVDEGTWINNERTNKRCLTVINADLTYDVANNQFPLVTTRKSFWKSAIAEIIGYMRGYQSAADFRALGTKTWDANANLNEAWLNNPNRKGEDDLGLIYGALGRAFPKPNGGHVDLLQNIVDDLSKGIDNRGEILTFLHPGAFDLGCLRPCMYEHHFSLLGDTLYLNSTQRSCDVPLGLNFNMVQVYVLLALMAQITGNKPGKAYHKIVNAHIYEDQLAPMRDIQLKREPFPAPKLIINPEIKSLKDIETWVTLDDFKVEGYQHHDAIHYPFAV; translated from the coding sequence ATGAAACAATATTTGGATCTTTGCCAACGCATTGTCGATGAAGGCACTTGGATAAATAATGAACGGACCAATAAACGTTGTTTAACCGTTATCAATGCCGATCTCACTTATGATGTCGCTAATAATCAATTCCCACTGGTTACCACCCGTAAAAGCTTCTGGAAATCCGCCATAGCAGAGATTATCGGCTATATGCGAGGCTACCAAAGTGCTGCAGACTTCCGAGCATTAGGCACCAAAACTTGGGACGCCAATGCAAACTTAAATGAAGCATGGCTTAACAATCCAAATCGTAAGGGCGAAGATGATCTTGGGTTAATTTACGGTGCACTAGGTCGCGCGTTCCCAAAACCTAATGGTGGTCATGTAGATTTGCTGCAAAATATCGTCGATGACTTATCAAAAGGTATAGATAATCGAGGTGAAATTTTAACTTTTTTACATCCCGGTGCGTTTGACTTAGGCTGCCTACGCCCTTGTATGTATGAACACCACTTTTCCTTGTTGGGGGATACTTTATATTTAAATAGCACCCAAAGAAGTTGTGATGTGCCGCTTGGGTTAAATTTCAATATGGTACAAGTATACGTACTACTCGCATTGATGGCACAAATTACAGGGAATAAGCCAGGCAAGGCCTATCATAAAATTGTTAATGCTCACATCTATGAAGATCAACTCGCACCAATGCGTGATATTCAACTTAAACGTGAGCCTTTTCCTGCGCCTAAATTGATCATCAACCCTGAAATTAAAAGCTTAAAAGATATTGAAACTTGGGTAACTTTAGATGATTTCAAAGTTGAAGGTTATCAGCATCACGATGCCATTCATTATCCTTTTGCTGTTTAA
- a CDS encoding sulfite exporter TauE/SafE family protein, with amino-acid sequence MDNLLLIFAICLVLGSFVGLMAGLLGIGGGLIIVPSLLYILPWVGVSTSQLTHVAIATSLSTIILTSMSSTLAHHKRGNIPWGLFKPILPGIVIGAFGAGFVSELIPSDELQQAFAVFVIFMAINMAFPFKPKAEAALPSLWVLFVVSILIALIAGLMGIGGGVLLVPFLIFCGLQMRQAVGFSSATGFLIAIAGTAGYVIAGINAPDLPYGTLGYIYLPALFGIIFSSMLFAPLGVKAASRLPTPILKKAFAGLLFIVGLKLIFS; translated from the coding sequence TTGGATAATTTACTGCTTATTTTTGCAATTTGTTTAGTGCTTGGTTCATTTGTTGGTTTGATGGCAGGATTATTAGGCATCGGAGGTGGTTTAATTATTGTGCCTTCGTTGTTATATATTTTACCTTGGGTAGGGGTCAGTACATCACAGTTGACTCATGTCGCTATTGCAACCTCGCTAAGTACCATTATCTTAACTTCAATGTCTTCAACGCTTGCGCATCATAAGCGAGGCAATATTCCATGGGGTTTATTCAAACCCATTTTACCAGGGATTGTCATCGGGGCGTTTGGAGCCGGATTTGTGTCAGAACTTATTCCTTCAGATGAACTCCAGCAAGCCTTTGCGGTATTTGTCATTTTTATGGCCATTAATATGGCATTTCCATTTAAACCTAAAGCAGAAGCCGCTTTACCCTCACTTTGGGTGTTGTTTGTGGTATCAATTTTAATTGCTTTAATTGCAGGTTTGATGGGAATTGGCGGGGGAGTGTTGTTAGTGCCATTTTTGATCTTTTGCGGCTTACAAATGCGTCAAGCTGTCGGGTTTTCATCTGCAACTGGTTTTTTAATTGCCATAGCTGGAACCGCAGGCTATGTCATTGCTGGCATTAATGCACCAGATTTACCCTATGGCACATTAGGTTATATTTACCTACCAGCGTTATTTGGCATTATTTTTAGTTCAATGTTGTTTGCACCATTAGGAGTTAAAGCTGCATCAAGGTTACCCACTCCAATATTAAAAAAGGCCTTTGCAGGCCTTTTATTCATTGTTGGTCTTAAACTTATTTTTAGCTAA